From Alteromonas sp. BL110:
AGGTTATTAAAGAGTTTGGCGAAGAAAAGTTCGGCAAGCGCATTGCTCACGCTATTGTTAACACGCGTAAAGATACACCTATCACGCGTACTGCACAGCTCGCCAAAATCATTGATGAAGCCGTACCTGTAAAAGACAAATTCAAACACCCTGCAACCCGTGCATTCCAAGGTATTCGCATTTATATCAATGCTGAGCTAGAACAACTTCGCGTGGGCCTTAAAGCGGCTACTCAAGTCTTAGCAAAAGAAGGCCGCTTAGCCGTTATTTCATTTCACTCGTTAGAAGACCGCTTAGTAAAGCGTTTCATTAAGGATCAAAGTAAAGGGAAAGTTGTACCGCACAATTTACCGATAACCCAAGCTGAAATAGATGCAGATAAAGTGCTCAAAGCTCTGGGTAAAGCAATAAAACCTTCAGAGCAGGAGATTGCGAACAACGTTCGCTCCCGCAGTTCGGTATTACGTGTGGCAGAAAAGTTATGACCAA
This genomic window contains:
- the rsmH gene encoding 16S rRNA (cytosine(1402)-N(4))-methyltransferase RsmH, whose translation is MTQPSEFKHISVLLDECIEALAIKPNGIYIDATFGRGGHSAHILEALGENGRLIAFDRDPQAIKAAERFADDMRFSIIHSPFGDMAEEIDALGLTGKIDGVLMDLGVSSPQLDDAERGFSFLRDGPLDMRMDTSRGQSAADWLASAEEQDITQVIKEFGEEKFGKRIAHAIVNTRKDTPITRTAQLAKIIDEAVPVKDKFKHPATRAFQGIRIYINAELEQLRVGLKAATQVLAKEGRLAVISFHSLEDRLVKRFIKDQSKGKVVPHNLPITQAEIDADKVLKALGKAIKPSEQEIANNVRSRSSVLRVAEKL